A genomic region of Limnohabitans curvus contains the following coding sequences:
- the hemE gene encoding uroporphyrinogen decarboxylase, translated as MFAPLQNDTFLRACLRQATDHTPVWLMRQAGRYLPEYCATRAKAGSFMGLATNTDFATEVTLQPLERYPLDAAILFSDILTVPDAMGLGLSFAQGEGPKFAKNVRNEAAVNELAVPDMAKLRYVFDAVTSIRKALNGRVPLIGFSGSPWTLACYMVEGAGSDDYRQVKSLMYSRPDLMHRILEINADAVALYLNTQIEAGAQAVMIFDSWGGVLADGMFQQFSMAYTKRVLAQLKRSHDGAVIPRLVFTKGGGLWLPEMADLDCDVLGVDWTVNLAKARAQVGGAVGGPGKALQGNLDPNALFAPADAIATEARRVLDAFGKPHTDKTTTGPTQIFNLGHGISQFTPPESVGVLVEAVHSHSRALRKP; from the coding sequence ATGTTTGCACCACTCCAAAACGACACCTTTTTGCGCGCTTGCCTGCGCCAAGCCACCGACCACACCCCCGTTTGGCTCATGCGCCAAGCTGGACGCTATTTGCCAGAGTACTGCGCCACACGCGCTAAAGCAGGCAGCTTCATGGGCTTGGCCACCAACACCGACTTCGCCACCGAAGTCACCCTGCAGCCGCTGGAGCGCTACCCGCTCGACGCCGCCATTTTGTTCAGCGACATCTTGACCGTGCCCGATGCCATGGGCTTGGGCCTGTCTTTCGCCCAAGGCGAAGGCCCCAAGTTCGCCAAGAACGTGCGCAACGAAGCCGCCGTCAACGAGCTGGCCGTGCCCGACATGGCCAAGTTGCGCTATGTGTTTGACGCCGTCACCTCCATTCGCAAAGCGCTCAACGGCCGCGTGCCTTTGATTGGCTTCTCGGGCAGCCCTTGGACCTTGGCTTGCTACATGGTCGAAGGTGCAGGCTCGGACGACTACCGCCAAGTCAAGAGCTTGATGTACAGCCGCCCCGACCTGATGCACCGCATTTTGGAAATCAATGCCGATGCGGTGGCCCTGTACCTCAACACCCAAATCGAAGCCGGCGCGCAAGCAGTGATGATTTTTGACAGCTGGGGCGGCGTGCTGGCCGACGGCATGTTCCAACAGTTCAGCATGGCATACACCAAGCGCGTGTTGGCACAGCTCAAGCGCTCGCACGATGGCGCCGTCATTCCCCGCTTGGTGTTCACCAAAGGCGGCGGTTTGTGGTTGCCCGAAATGGCCGACCTCGACTGCGACGTGTTGGGTGTGGACTGGACGGTCAACCTCGCCAAAGCGCGCGCCCAAGTGGGCGGCGCGGTGGGGGGCCCCGGCAAAGCCTTGCAAGGTAACCTCGACCCCAACGCCTTGTTTGCCCCTGCCGACGCCATTGCGACCGAGGCACGCCGTGTGCTGGACGCGTTTGGTAAACCGCACACCGACAAGACCACGACGGGCCCGACCCAAATCTTCAACTTGGGCCACGGCATCAGCCAATTCACCCCGCCTGAGAGCGTGGGCGTGTTGGTGGAAGCGGTGCACAGCCACTCCCGCGCACTGAGAAAACCTTAA
- a CDS encoding LysE family translocator — protein MSSAELFALIALATVGTFTPGPNTALSATLAANHGLRRALPFVCAVPAGWGVLLVLNAAGLGALVLGFPPLRWGLLAAGVLYLLWLAWKLASTQRLSDAAQGPIVGFKQGVMLQFINIKAWFLAMSVVSGWVIDHDDTPARLLETLPIFMFFGLASNFTYAWIGASLRHWLRGPNDTAQRLQWFNRLMALALLGTVAWMVRSALQTL, from the coding sequence ATGAGCAGCGCTGAACTCTTTGCCTTGATTGCCCTCGCTACCGTGGGCACCTTCACTCCCGGCCCCAACACCGCCCTGTCCGCCACGCTTGCGGCGAACCATGGCTTGCGACGTGCGCTGCCTTTTGTGTGCGCCGTGCCTGCAGGCTGGGGGGTTTTACTCGTGCTCAACGCAGCCGGCTTGGGAGCGCTGGTGCTGGGCTTTCCACCGCTGCGTTGGGGTCTGCTGGCCGCCGGCGTGTTGTATTTGCTGTGGCTCGCTTGGAAACTCGCCAGCACGCAGCGCTTGAGCGATGCCGCACAAGGCCCCATCGTGGGTTTCAAGCAAGGCGTGATGCTTCAGTTCATCAACATCAAAGCCTGGTTCTTGGCCATGTCAGTGGTAAGCGGCTGGGTCATCGATCACGACGACACCCCTGCACGTCTGCTGGAAACATTGCCCATCTTCATGTTCTTTGGCCTCGCCAGCAACTTCACCTATGCATGGATAGGCGCCAGCTTGCGCCACTGGCTGCGCGGCCCAAACGACACCGCACAGCGCCTGCAATGGTTCAACCGACTGATGGCCTTGGCGCTCTTAGGCACGGTCGCGTGGATGGTGCGGTCGGCGCTGCAAACACTCTAA
- a CDS encoding creatininase family protein, which translates to MALMTAHTSTPFLALASHRWAELNTRDFAALDPARTVALLPLGATEQHGPHLPLSVDTVLVDGVVNAALTHLAATDPVLVLPTQTLGLSTEHTAFAGTLHLSPQTLIQLWCDIGASVARAGVKKLLMFNAHGGNVGLMDVVARELRAQHGLIVYSSSWYNLPLDAAVMGQFSADEHRFGIHAGDIETSMMRALAPDCVNMAEAQNFASTSQDRAKHYPVLGNGKSAKLGWHMQDYNPQGAAGNAAAATAAKGEALVHSAGEQLALLLQELVALPLSTVRV; encoded by the coding sequence ATGGCGCTCATGACTGCGCACACCAGCACCCCCTTCCTCGCTTTGGCATCACACCGTTGGGCCGAGCTCAACACCCGTGACTTTGCGGCCCTCGACCCCGCGCGCACCGTGGCCTTGTTGCCTCTGGGGGCAACCGAGCAACATGGGCCGCATTTGCCGCTATCGGTTGATACGGTGTTGGTCGATGGTGTGGTGAACGCTGCATTGACGCACTTGGCTGCCACAGACCCCGTGCTGGTGTTGCCCACGCAGACGCTCGGCCTGAGTACCGAGCACACGGCCTTTGCTGGCACGCTGCATCTGTCGCCACAAACCTTGATCCAACTCTGGTGCGACATCGGTGCCTCGGTGGCACGCGCGGGTGTGAAGAAGCTGCTGATGTTCAACGCCCACGGCGGCAATGTGGGGCTGATGGATGTGGTGGCGCGCGAGCTGCGTGCCCAGCATGGCCTGATTGTTTACAGCAGCAGTTGGTACAACTTGCCCTTGGATGCGGCCGTGATGGGGCAGTTCTCGGCGGACGAACACCGCTTTGGCATCCACGCGGGTGACATTGAAACATCCATGATGCGGGCGCTGGCGCCCGATTGCGTGAACATGGCGGAGGCCCAAAACTTTGCCTCCACGTCGCAAGACCGGGCCAAACATTATCCGGTCTTGGGCAATGGCAAAAGCGCCAAGCTTGGCTGGCACATGCAGGACTACAACCCCCAAGGTGCCGCGGGCAATGCGGCGGCGGCCACTGCGGCGAAAGGTGAAGCGCTGGTGCACAGCGCGGGCGAGCAGCTGGCGCTGCTGCTGCAAGAGCTGGTGGCGCTGCCGCTCAGCACGGTGCGCGTTTAA
- a CDS encoding MBL fold metallo-hydrolase produces MLALPSGVAFFERGWLSSNNVLIQDEDQAILVDSGYWTHAEQTAALVTAALKQRPLTTLINTHLHSDHCGGNAHLQALFPKLETLIPPGHASYVDSWDSNALTYTPTGQHCPQFKKSGVLRDGDHFCVAGNTWRIHAAPGHDPHSIVLFNEEDRMLVSADALWENGFGVVFPEIEGLSAFNEIESTLQIIERLAPKLVLPGHGAAFTDVTGALVRARSRLAQFQNAPDKHASYAAKVLLKFKLLELQRVKLSDYCIWAHSAQYLHLLHAMYSTGISFETWIFDLCQSLETSGACTINDEYIINH; encoded by the coding sequence ATGCTCGCATTACCTTCCGGCGTTGCTTTTTTCGAAAGAGGCTGGCTTTCGTCCAACAATGTATTGATTCAGGATGAGGATCAAGCCATCCTCGTTGACTCAGGTTACTGGACGCATGCTGAGCAGACTGCGGCGCTTGTGACAGCGGCCCTGAAACAGCGACCACTTACTACTCTTATCAATACACATTTGCACAGCGACCATTGCGGCGGAAATGCACATCTGCAAGCATTATTTCCTAAGCTTGAAACCTTGATACCACCTGGTCATGCAAGCTATGTTGACTCATGGGACTCGAATGCGCTAACTTACACGCCAACAGGTCAACACTGCCCCCAATTTAAAAAGTCGGGAGTTCTTCGCGATGGTGACCATTTTTGTGTCGCAGGCAATACATGGCGGATTCATGCGGCACCGGGTCATGACCCGCATTCAATCGTCCTCTTCAATGAAGAAGATCGTATGTTGGTCTCTGCCGATGCACTTTGGGAGAATGGCTTTGGCGTTGTTTTTCCAGAAATTGAAGGACTATCAGCGTTCAATGAGATCGAATCAACACTTCAAATCATTGAGCGACTTGCCCCAAAACTCGTACTCCCTGGTCACGGCGCGGCTTTCACCGACGTGACGGGCGCACTTGTGCGTGCAAGAAGTCGCTTGGCGCAATTTCAAAATGCACCTGATAAGCACGCAAGCTACGCGGCCAAGGTTTTACTGAAGTTCAAGCTGCTTGAGTTACAAAGAGTCAAACTGAGTGACTATTGCATTTGGGCGCATTCTGCTCAATATCTGCACTTGCTGCATGCCATGTATTCAACAGGCATCAGTTTTGAGACTTGGATTTTTGACTTGTGCCAGAGCCTAGAGACAAGCGGCGCATGCACGATCAATGATGAGTACATCATCAATCATTAA
- a CDS encoding protein-disulfide reductase DsbD family protein, producing the protein MLHFVSRLLGAAHPRVVTVCAKPMLAKAFGVLLWGACAFTLPSNAQTLASAVVSTPQLRAELVVHAPQGVQAGQPMWVGLQLTHQPEWHTYWRNPGDSGLPTQLELNLPAGITAGEVQWPLPQKLKAGSLTNYGFDKTVLLAVPLTVSTQFKPNATQTLDIQLHANWLVCRLECIPQEGDFALRIPVNSSFAPHATAFSALLAEQAKALPGVKATTRFEAQRLTLQISGLPTSLHGKTLRVFPDTAELVASATEQHPRASQSWQGDVWTAQLPLSNLRMTEPKQMGFLLIADEGAKRQGFVVSAPVTHAWPAVSDLPADSATVTNTTSHASAIGNETMLGSDGFLGFALALLGAFVGGLILNLMPCVLPVLAIKLLGFAQHSHAHRAHRVAGLAYTAGVVLSFLALGAGVLALRAAGEQLGWGFQLQSPVVVSVLAALFTLIALNLLGLFEFGQILPSRVASFQYKHPVMDAALSGVLAVAVASPCTAPFMGASLGLAMTLPTWQALTIFMAMGLGLAAPYLLASFVPAVARLLPHPGPWMVTLRQLLAFPLLATVVWLLWVLGQQTSLDAAMFALGGLLLLTALMWALKQHGPASRVLSGLLAAALVWGALTFAEDLKAPTSSPSTPTLPSTAQTQGAVWQPWSDAAVAQSLAQSRPVFVDFTAAWCVTCQINKKSTLSNSDVLADVAAHQVTLMRADWTRRDPAITAALTALGRSGVPVYVLHAPGKAPLVLSELLSVRQMREALATLPAAESPAPTTDFAQQPPTNGASTLTRK; encoded by the coding sequence ATGCTTCATTTTGTTTCGCGCCTGCTGGGCGCAGCTCATCCCCGTGTCGTGACCGTCTGCGCCAAACCCATGTTGGCAAAAGCATTTGGCGTTTTACTCTGGGGGGCTTGTGCATTTACCCTGCCAAGCAATGCCCAGACCTTGGCCAGTGCCGTGGTCAGCACGCCGCAGTTGCGCGCCGAGTTGGTGGTGCATGCCCCGCAAGGGGTGCAAGCGGGTCAGCCGATGTGGGTGGGCCTGCAACTCACACACCAGCCCGAGTGGCACACCTACTGGCGCAACCCCGGCGACTCAGGTCTGCCCACGCAGCTAGAGCTGAATTTGCCTGCGGGCATCACCGCGGGCGAGGTGCAATGGCCGCTGCCGCAAAAACTCAAAGCAGGCAGCTTGACCAACTACGGCTTCGACAAAACCGTGTTGTTGGCCGTGCCACTGACGGTGTCGACACAGTTCAAACCCAACGCCACACAAACGCTGGACATTCAACTGCACGCCAACTGGTTGGTCTGCCGACTGGAGTGCATTCCACAAGAAGGCGACTTCGCCTTGCGCATTCCCGTCAACAGCAGCTTTGCGCCCCATGCCACCGCGTTTTCAGCGCTGCTGGCGGAGCAAGCCAAAGCTTTGCCAGGCGTCAAAGCCACCACCCGCTTTGAAGCACAACGCTTGACACTGCAAATCAGCGGATTGCCTACCTCGCTGCACGGCAAAACGCTCCGCGTGTTTCCAGACACCGCCGAGCTGGTGGCGTCTGCCACTGAACAACACCCGCGCGCCAGCCAATCGTGGCAAGGCGATGTGTGGACAGCCCAACTCCCTCTGAGCAATTTGCGCATGACGGAACCTAAGCAAATGGGGTTTTTGCTCATCGCTGACGAGGGCGCCAAACGCCAAGGCTTCGTGGTCTCCGCCCCTGTCACGCACGCTTGGCCTGCCGTATCTGATCTGCCCGCCGACTCAGCAACCGTGACCAACACCACAAGCCATGCAAGCGCCATCGGCAACGAAACCATGCTCGGCAGTGATGGCTTTCTGGGCTTTGCCTTGGCGCTGCTAGGCGCGTTCGTGGGCGGGCTCATCCTCAACCTCATGCCTTGCGTGTTGCCGGTGCTGGCCATCAAGCTGTTGGGGTTTGCGCAACACAGCCATGCACACCGGGCACACCGCGTGGCAGGCCTGGCCTACACCGCCGGTGTGGTGCTCAGCTTCTTGGCGCTGGGCGCTGGCGTGCTGGCCTTGCGCGCAGCGGGTGAACAACTGGGCTGGGGCTTTCAGCTGCAATCTCCCGTGGTGGTAAGTGTGCTGGCGGCCCTCTTCACGCTCATCGCGCTCAATTTGTTAGGCCTGTTTGAGTTTGGGCAAATCTTGCCCTCGCGCGTGGCCAGCTTTCAATACAAGCACCCCGTCATGGATGCGGCACTCTCTGGCGTGCTAGCCGTGGCCGTGGCGTCGCCCTGCACCGCCCCCTTCATGGGCGCGTCGTTGGGACTCGCAATGACTTTGCCAACATGGCAAGCGCTGACTATTTTTATGGCCATGGGCTTGGGCTTGGCCGCGCCTTATTTGTTAGCCAGCTTTGTGCCCGCCGTCGCGCGTTTGCTGCCACACCCCGGCCCGTGGATGGTCACGCTGCGCCAGCTGTTGGCCTTCCCCTTACTCGCCACTGTGGTGTGGCTGCTGTGGGTGTTGGGCCAACAAACCAGCTTAGATGCCGCCATGTTTGCGCTGGGGGGTTTGCTGCTGCTGACCGCTTTGATGTGGGCACTCAAACAACACGGCCCTGCATCTCGCGTTTTGAGCGGGCTTTTGGCCGCCGCACTGGTTTGGGGCGCACTCACCTTCGCAGAAGATTTAAAAGCACCGACGAGCAGCCCCTCTACACCGACGTTGCCAAGCACCGCGCAAACGCAAGGCGCCGTTTGGCAGCCTTGGTCTGACGCCGCCGTGGCACAAAGCTTGGCCCAAAGCCGACCTGTGTTTGTCGACTTCACTGCCGCGTGGTGCGTGACCTGCCAAATCAACAAAAAATCCACCCTGTCCAACAGCGATGTACTGGCCGACGTGGCGGCGCACCAAGTCACGCTCATGCGTGCTGATTGGACGCGCCGCGACCCAGCCATCACCGCCGCACTCACCGCATTGGGCCGCAGCGGCGTGCCGGTGTATGTGCTGCACGCGCCTGGCAAAGCACCGCTGGTGCTGTCTGAGTTGTTGAGCGTGCGCCAAATGCGCGAAGCGCTGGCCACCTTGCCTGCGGCTGAAAGCCCTGCCCCCACAACTGACTTTGCGCAGCAGCCCCCAACCAACGGCGCATCCACGCTCACCCGCAAATAA
- a CDS encoding histidine phosphatase family protein: MGQLYLVRHGQASLGAADYDQLSPLGLQQSHRLGEHWQAQGLTFDAVIIGGLKRHAQTLAGIQQGMGTRHEARVWPGLNEYDSEALIRAIQPGELVKPTTPEGYKQHFRLLRDGLTQWMAGVVSPQGMPSYTEFAKGVTSALDHIRQQHEGNVLLVSSGGPIATAVAHVLRVSPETSIELNMRLRNSAVSEFSFNAKRHSLIAFNSVPHLETPSHKDWVTFA; this comes from the coding sequence ATGGGACAACTCTATTTAGTGCGACACGGGCAAGCCTCGTTGGGCGCCGCCGATTACGACCAACTCAGTCCTTTGGGCCTGCAGCAAAGCCATCGCCTCGGCGAGCATTGGCAAGCGCAAGGCCTCACGTTTGATGCCGTCATCATCGGGGGACTCAAGCGCCATGCACAAACCTTGGCAGGTATTCAACAAGGCATGGGAACACGACATGAAGCACGGGTTTGGCCGGGCCTGAACGAATACGACAGCGAAGCCCTCATCCGCGCCATTCAACCGGGCGAGCTGGTGAAGCCCACCACGCCAGAGGGCTACAAACAGCATTTCCGCTTGCTACGCGATGGCCTCACACAATGGATGGCCGGCGTGGTCAGCCCACAGGGCATGCCCAGCTACACCGAGTTTGCAAAAGGCGTCACGTCAGCCCTCGATCACATTCGCCAACAGCACGAGGGAAATGTTTTGCTTGTGTCCAGCGGTGGCCCCATTGCCACGGCCGTGGCGCATGTGCTGCGCGTCAGCCCTGAAACCAGCATCGAGCTGAACATGCGGCTTCGCAACAGCGCGGTAAGCGAATTTAGCTTCAACGCCAAACGTCACAGCCTGATCGCATTCAACAGCGTGCCGCACTTGGAAACGCCCAGCCACAAAGACTGGGTGACGTTCGCCTGA
- a CDS encoding ATP-binding cassette domain-containing protein has product MSLITLQNAQLAFGHVALLDHAEFSLETAERVGLIGRNGAGKSSLLRILGGLEKPDDGDLRVQQGLRVTYVAQEPQLDSNASVFESVSAGLARVIHLIDQYSAGEGDLTAMQNEIELFDGWNWEQRVQETLHRLHLDPDARISALSGGTLKRVALAQALVTSPDVLLLDEPTNHLDLDSIEWLEQLLIDFKGSIITITHDRSFLDKVATRIVELDRGHLLTYPGNFSQYQLQKEEQAAQEAVINAKADKLLAGEEVWIRKGVEARRTRSQSRIGRLEALRSQREARREAVGRVKLDVASGAPTGKIVAELTEVDKAFGGKVITKNFSATFLRGDKIGLIGPNGAGKSTLLKMILGELEADSGKIRQGANLQVAYFDQMRNALDMDASLEDFISPGSEWIEIGTQRKHVKSYLDDFLFSPARATSPVRSLSGGERNRLLLARLFARPANVLVLDEPTNDLDIDTLELLEELLQKYDGTVFIVSHDRTFLDNVATSTLVFEATEDNPGFWREYEGGVQDWLIQSERARSLAPQTKVAAPVVVKAAVTEAPKPAAPATKTRKLSYKEQRELEALPALIASLEAEQKETQAALSDSSLYASDPAKVAQIHKRDTEIEDALMTALERWEQLSSPA; this is encoded by the coding sequence ATGTCTTTAATTACTCTACAGAACGCCCAACTCGCTTTTGGGCACGTCGCTCTCCTTGATCACGCAGAGTTCTCACTTGAAACCGCTGAGCGCGTAGGCCTGATCGGCCGCAATGGTGCTGGCAAATCCTCATTACTGCGCATCTTGGGCGGACTAGAAAAGCCTGACGACGGTGACTTACGTGTCCAGCAGGGCTTGCGCGTGACTTATGTGGCCCAAGAGCCTCAACTAGATAGCAACGCCTCTGTCTTTGAATCCGTGAGTGCGGGCTTGGCGCGCGTCATCCACCTGATTGATCAGTACTCGGCTGGTGAGGGTGATCTCACAGCCATGCAAAACGAGATTGAACTCTTTGACGGCTGGAACTGGGAACAACGCGTGCAAGAAACATTGCACCGCTTGCACCTTGACCCCGATGCCCGCATCAGCGCACTCTCTGGTGGCACGCTCAAACGCGTGGCACTCGCACAAGCCTTGGTGACATCCCCGGACGTGCTCCTACTCGACGAGCCTACCAACCACTTAGACCTCGACAGCATCGAGTGGCTGGAGCAGCTTTTGATTGATTTCAAGGGAAGCATCATCACCATCACGCATGACCGATCGTTCTTAGATAAGGTCGCCACACGCATAGTGGAACTGGACCGCGGTCATTTGTTGACTTACCCCGGGAACTTCTCGCAGTACCAATTGCAAAAAGAAGAACAAGCCGCCCAAGAAGCGGTGATCAACGCCAAAGCCGACAAACTGCTGGCTGGTGAAGAAGTGTGGATTCGCAAAGGCGTAGAAGCGCGCCGCACACGCAGCCAAAGCCGCATTGGACGCCTAGAAGCTTTGCGCAGCCAGCGCGAAGCACGCCGCGAAGCCGTCGGCCGTGTGAAGCTAGACGTCGCCAGCGGCGCCCCCACAGGCAAGATCGTGGCCGAACTCACCGAGGTAGACAAAGCCTTCGGCGGCAAGGTGATTACCAAAAACTTCTCGGCGACCTTCTTGCGCGGTGACAAGATTGGTTTGATCGGCCCGAACGGCGCTGGCAAATCAACGCTGTTGAAAATGATCTTGGGCGAGCTTGAAGCCGACAGCGGCAAGATCCGCCAAGGCGCGAATCTGCAAGTGGCGTACTTTGACCAAATGCGCAACGCGCTAGACATGGACGCCTCACTCGAAGACTTCATCAGCCCCGGCAGCGAGTGGATTGAAATTGGCACCCAGCGCAAACACGTCAAAAGCTACTTGGACGACTTCTTGTTCTCGCCCGCTCGCGCTACGTCTCCTGTGCGCTCGCTGTCTGGCGGTGAGCGCAACCGCTTGCTGCTCGCTCGTTTGTTTGCACGCCCAGCCAACGTACTGGTGCTAGACGAACCCACCAACGACTTAGACATCGACACGCTGGAACTGCTAGAAGAGTTGCTGCAAAAGTATGACGGCACCGTGTTCATCGTCAGCCATGATCGCACCTTCCTCGATAACGTGGCCACTAGCACTTTGGTGTTTGAAGCCACAGAGGACAACCCCGGCTTCTGGCGCGAATACGAAGGCGGCGTGCAAGATTGGCTCATCCAGTCAGAGCGCGCCCGCAGCCTCGCCCCTCAAACCAAAGTTGCCGCACCCGTAGTGGTCAAAGCGGCGGTCACAGAAGCGCCCAAGCCCGCAGCCCCCGCCACAAAGACGCGCAAGCTCAGCTACAAAGAGCAACGCGAACTGGAAGCACTACCGGCACTGATTGCATCGCTCGAAGCTGAGCAAAAAGAAACCCAAGCAGCCCTCAGCGACAGCAGCCTGTACGCCAGCGACCCCGCCAAAGTCGCGCAAATTCACAAACGCGACACTGAAATTGAAGACGCACTGATGACAGCCCTTGAACGCTGGGAGCAACTATCCTCACCGGCATGA
- a CDS encoding CoA-binding protein, whose product MTQSAIRQSLANCHTIAVVGLSPKPHRDSYRVAKYMQDHGCRIVPINPNATEVLGEKAYASLTEAAMHERIDMVNCFRNSEDIPPIAAEAIAIGAKSLWLQIGVVHDVAAQQAQAAGLTVVQDKCLMVEHRQLR is encoded by the coding sequence ATGACTCAAAGCGCCATTCGTCAAAGCCTTGCCAATTGCCACACCATCGCCGTGGTGGGTCTCTCGCCCAAACCCCACCGCGACAGCTACCGGGTGGCCAAATACATGCAAGACCACGGATGCCGCATCGTGCCCATCAACCCCAATGCCACCGAAGTATTGGGTGAAAAAGCCTACGCCTCGCTCACCGAAGCGGCCATGCACGAACGCATCGACATGGTGAACTGCTTTCGCAATTCCGAAGACATCCCGCCCATCGCCGCAGAGGCGATTGCCATTGGCGCCAAATCGCTGTGGCTGCAAATCGGCGTCGTGCATGACGTGGCTGCACAACAAGCCCAAGCTGCAGGCCTCACCGTCGTGCAAGACAAATGCTTGATGGTTGAGCACCGTCAGCTTCGCTGA